In Mesoplodon densirostris isolate mMesDen1 chromosome 5, mMesDen1 primary haplotype, whole genome shotgun sequence, a single window of DNA contains:
- the CLDN14 gene encoding claudin-14 has protein sequence MASAAVQLLGFLLSFLGLVGTLITTILPHWRRTAHVGTNILTAVSYLKGLWMECVWHSTGIYQCQIYRSLLALPRDLQASRALMVISCLLSGVACACAVVGMKCTRCAKGTPAKTTFAVVGGVLFILAGLLCMVAVSWTTNDVVQNFYNPLLPSGMKFEIGQALYLGFISSSLSLIGGTLLCLSCQDEAPSRPYQAQPRAGTATAPAYRPPDAYKDNRPPSATSASHNGYRLNDYV, from the coding sequence ATGGCCAGCGCAGCCGTGCAGCTCCTGGGCTTCCTGCTCAGCTTCCTGGGCCTGGTGGGCACGCTCATCACCACCATCCTGCCGCACTGGCGACGGACGGCGCACGTGGGCACCAACATCCTGACGGCCGTGTCCTACCTGAAGGGGCTGTGGATGGAGTGCGTGTGGCACAGCACGGGCATCTACCAGTGCCAGATCTACCGCTCGCTGCTGGCGCTGCCCCGCGACCTGCAGGCGTCCCGCGCGCTCATGGTCATCTCCTGCCTGCTGTCGGGCGTGGCCTGCGCCTGCGCCGTGGTCGGCATGAAGTGCACGCGCTGCGCCAAGGGCACCCCTGCCAAGACCACGTTCGCCGTGGTGGGCGGCGTGCTCTTCATCCTGGCCGGCCTGCTCTGCATGGTGGCCGTCTCCTGGACCACCAACGACGTGGTGCAGAACTTCTACAACCCGCTGCTGCCCAGCGGCATGAAGTTCGAGATCGGGCAGGCCCTGTACCTCGGCTTCATCTCCTCGTCCCTGTCGCTCATCGGCGGCACGCTGCTCTGCCTGTCCTGCCAGGACGAGGCGCCCTCCAGGCCCTACCAGGCTCAGCCCCGGGCCGGCACGGCCACCGCGCCCGCCTACCGGCCACCCGACGCCTACAAGGACAATCGGCCCCCCTCGGCCACCTCGGCCTCGCACAACGGGTACAGGCTGAACGACTATGTGTGA